The genomic segment GCCGCAGGACGTAGCCGCGATCCTCGTTGGAGGGCACGACGCCGTCGGCGATGAGGAACGTCATGCCGCGCGTGTGGTCGGAGAGGATCCGCAGCGCGCGCTCGTCGACATCGGTCCCGCCCCGCACCCCCACGCCGGCCAGCGAGCGGCCGAGGTCCATGAGCGGCACGAACTGGTCGGTCTCGAAGATCGAGTCCACGCCCTGCTGGATCAAGGCCATGCGGTTGAGGCCCAGGCCCGTGTCGATGTTCTGCGCGGGCAGGGGCGTGAGCGTGTTGACCGGGTCCTGGTTGTATTGCATGAACACCAGGTTCCAGTACTCCAGGAAGCGCTCGTTGTCGCCGCCGGGCAGGTCGTCCTCCGTTCCCCAGTCCAGCCCGCGGTCCAGGTAGAGCTCCGAGCACGGCCCGCACGGCCCGGTCGTGCCCGCCTGCCAGAAGTTCTCCGACCGCGGGCACAGGACGATGCGCGAGCGCGGGACGCCGATCTGCTCCCAGGCCTCGATGGCCTCCTCGTCGGGGCCGAGCCCGAGCTCGTCATCGCCCTCGAAGACCGTGACCCAGATGTCGGCCGGGTCGAACCCGAAGCCCTCGAGCGAGAGCTGCCAGGCGAACTCGGCCGCGCCCTGCTTGAAGTAGTCGCCCAGCGAGAAGTTGCCGAGCATCTCGAAGAACGTCAGGTGGCGCGTCGTCGTGCCGACGACGTCGATGTCCGGGGTGCGGAAGCACTTCTGGCAGGAGGCCAGCCGGTGGTGCGGCGGCGTCTCCAGGCCCTGGAAGTAGGGCTTGAGCGGATGCATGCCCGCGGTCGTGAGCAGGACCGACGGATCGTAGGACGCGGGCACCAGGGAGGCGCTGGCCAGCCGCTTGTGATCGTTCTTGGCGAAGAACGACAGGAAGGTCTCGCGGATCTCGTCGGAGGTCACCCCGTGATCGTCGCAGATCCGACGATCACGTCCCCCGCGAGGAACACCGCGGTCTGGCCCGGCGCGGGCGCCGCGAACGGCGCGTCGAGCACCACGGCGCCGTCCTGGAGGCGGCAGGGCACGGGGGCGGCCCGGTAGCGCAGCTTGACCGCGTCGACGGATGCCGCGTCGCGGTGCAGGCGCACCCCGCGCAGGGCCACACGCCGCACGCCCAGGTCCTCGCGCGGCCCGACGGTCACCGTGTTGGATCGCGCGTCGGTGCGCACGACGTACAGCGGCTCGGGCGCGTGCACGCCGAGACCGCGCCGCTGGCCGACGGTGAAGTTGAAGTGCCCGCGGTGGCGGCCCAGCACGCGGCCCGTGCGATCCACGACGTCGCCCGGGCGCTCGTGCAGGCCGCCGTGGCGGGCCAGGAACCGCTCGCGCCCGGTGCCGGCCAGGAAGCAGAGGTCCTGGGAGTCGGGCTTGGCCGCCACGGGCAGCTCTTGCTCGCGTGCGAGCGCGCGGACCTCGGGCTTGGTGAGCTCCCCGAGCGGGAAGCGCAGGCGCGCCAGCGTCGCGCGGGAGAGCGCGGCGAGCATGTAGGTCTGGTCCTTGGCCGGGTCGGCGGCGGTGCGCAGCAGGCCGTCGGGCGCGCGCCGTGCGTAATGCCCGGTGGCCAGGGTCGCGGCACCGAGGCGGTCGGCGAGGTCCACCATCGCGTCCAGCCGCACGTGGCCGTTGCAGCCGACGCAGGGGTTCGGGGTCAGGCCCTGCGCGTGCCCGGCCAGCCAGGGCTCCACGACGCCGGCCCGGAACGCGTCGCGCAGGTCGAGCGTCAGGTGCGGAAGGCCGAGGCGATGGGCGACGGCGCGGGCGGCCCGCACCGCGCTGGCCGAGCAGCAGGAGCTCTCCGCGTCGTTCTCCGGATCGCGCCACAGCTCCAGCGTGACCGCGACGACCTCGGCGCCGCCCGCGCCCGCCAGCACCGCGGCGACCGCGCTGTCGACGCCTCCCGACATCGCCACGAGCGTGCGCCCCGCCGCGGGGGCGAGCTGCGCGTCGGCGGCGGCCGCGGCGCCCAGCGCCCGGTGCAGCGCGTCGGCGGCCAGGTCGGCGGCGTGCAGCTTGCCGGGGCTGAGGCCGCCCAGCGCGGCCGAGACGGCGCCGGCGCCCACGCGCGCGGCGTCCAGCAGCGACGCGCCGCGGACCAGCTCCACGACGGCGCTGCCCGCCGCCAGCGCGGCACCGCAGCCCGACGCGTC from the Baekduia soli genome contains:
- the mnmA gene encoding tRNA 2-thiouridine(34) synthase MnmA, which codes for MPDERFEEHLQHPAGRGHAPAGAHAGAAGGAVCGDLVKVVVAVRGATVIDAGFDASGCGAALAAGSAVVELVRGASLLDAARVGAGAVSAALGGLSPGKLHAADLAADALHRALGAAAAADAQLAPAAGRTLVAMSGGVDSAVAAVLAGAGGAEVVAVTLELWRDPENDAESSCCSASAVRAARAVAHRLGLPHLTLDLRDAFRAGVVEPWLAGHAQGLTPNPCVGCNGHVRLDAMVDLADRLGAATLATGHYARRAPDGLLRTAADPAKDQTYMLAALSRATLARLRFPLGELTKPEVRALAREQELPVAAKPDSQDLCFLAGTGRERFLARHGGLHERPGDVVDRTGRVLGRHRGHFNFTVGQRRGLGVHAPEPLYVVRTDARSNTVTVGPREDLGVRRVALRGVRLHRDAASVDAVKLRYRAAPVPCRLQDGAVVLDAPFAAPAPGQTAVFLAGDVIVGSATITG